The sequence below is a genomic window from Paramisgurnus dabryanus chromosome 4, PD_genome_1.1, whole genome shotgun sequence.
CACATTTCACAATCCTTGTTGGTTTTCAACCGGCTCATTTGTCTTGTCAGAACATGCAAAAGTTCATCTCTCTGGCCCATGACACATACCATCGTAAATGCTCTACCACCCCCTCTCTTTAACCCACATACATACTCAGTCAATCAAAAGAGATGATCCTTTTTATCGGAAATACTTCACACAATGAGTGCTTGTAATGTGATGTAGGTCATAATGGGAGCAGTACAAGAGGGTTAGGGTgtgcaagttattttttggCTGCATCATAATGATTTCTATTTAATAAAGGGATCATATACAAAGAGTAATAGAGCAGCAAATACTGTTAATTGTATTAGGGCTTCatgataaatcgcatgtgattgGCATGTGCATCTTGTCAGTAAAGTCGGTTGAACCAGGGTTCCCACgcgtccttgaaatccttgaaagtttgtgaatctgggggaaaaaattcaaggccctgggaagtttttgaaaatatacatagatacaggtctcTGAAAGTgtcttgaatctattttatgcaggaagttttctggaaaaaatccatattccctgtgtagtctaggataatatcataaaaattctagactttttgagcacacatgctaaactgttcgctttaaatgctaaaatcttttgtatgcgaatgttgattcataccaaaatgcttttttgcatagttgacaaatgaaaacgtccCGGGTTACTAGGGGTGCACGATTCAGAAAATTTCACGATCCGATTCCGATTTTTAGGCTCAAgattcgattcaaaatcgattttcGATTAAAAAACGATTCttgattttaaaaaacgattcacagtatgtaaatgtagtttacttcttcctatgtgactgattgtaggagatatacaattttaaagaaaagaaacacaacaaattaaatgtagtttgatattactttatgtctttatgcaaaaataaaaactgatatgaagcaattagatgaccccttttatcaaattctattaaatacaataatatagtatatgaatgatagacagtgcaggtctatagattataaatgtgactggtgttataatggtttttatttctattagatagagcagaagcaaggaaagtgcctctctttctatttctctcttgccaattaaaaaaaagctaaatccactcattatttcagattcaaaagtctacttgctgtcccagtgacaggggactttacattacagctttgcgttttgtaaatcttgagtcagcttgagctttgctcgttcagtgcaatagattttggaaaagatatggtttattaataatgttaGAAAAGAGCCAGTttttatcgccatagaaaccgcacgctgaaactgcacgCGAGCTATAGCACGGTAGCGCCCACGGTcattctccgatcgactcgggttttactcACTAATCAGActcgggacccgaagtaatttaACTTTGACTGACCCGGACCTGACtgaccatttcaaatacaaacccggaaccatacggtCTGCGGGTGCTCCGTGAAGTCCTCTAATgttaaaactctgctcaagttcagaaacatgaaggatacaatgtgacacaaGCTTGTTCGCGTCGCATCCCAATTCATTgcgaaacagagagcacgtgaacggacaccgAGCTCATCATGTAAACTCATCATATCACTTGTTAATATAACTAGGCACAGCACCCAAGTAAAgtcaatgtgtgggaaacactgtgacaAGAGTGTGCAGGCGTCAGAGTGAATACGACGCAGCGTCATCTATGGGAATACTGAGATAAACTCATTTCAGGATAATAGTAAAAcggcattacaaaaaaatgtatgaatcgatttttggaattctatgaatcgattcagaatcggcaaagcttgaatcgcgattcaaatgtgaatcgatttttttgcacacccctACGGGTTACGCatttaactgttgttccctgagaagggaatgagatgCCATTTCGTCCCAGGTTATGTATTtggaacgagacgctgtgtctcccttgccatacttacTGCCTCCCTGTAATGCCgcctttggcaatatttcagatagcggtatacttcctggctcccgcgtcaccctgtttttttagttaagcctcaccattggttgaatttgatatacatgttcagacacacttacccctggacgcatccccaaagtgtcaccgcagtgacgcagcgcaagttccctcaaaagggaactttaacaatgtatcttaaaaaggtaacatgatgtaaccttgctctcacttgaattatgtccccacatttagtccttgaatttgagggtattggacctgaaaagtccttgaaaggtccttgaatttgaagttaactaaggtgtgggaaccctgcagttcattgattagtagtaaatcgacATCACCTGCTTTTAGATGGaacagcatttactacacaaaggcGTAGTTCACTGATAATCGAGacaatttcgcattaattatcgcgGACGACCGGACGTATATCCTTCAATTTGTATGCGATATGGCCaaatttactactaatcaagaaACCAGCTTTACTGACAAGATGCACATGACTATCGCATGTGATTTATCGTGCTGccctaaatgtattttaaataaataaaaaaatagtattTTACTGTTAACTTTTTTTGTCATCAGAAAAGTGCACGTGTACTGTACGTGCAACATGGGATTTATGAAATTCAGCGTACATTGTTCACGTATGTCGCGCATGTGCCTACAGGTAAACGTAGTTATGTAGCCCAaaagatgcattgcattttgtcgcaaatCGCATACGTCGAACGTCTGTGTACATGTACgtgtcaaataaactatactttgcaaagCTGTACGTTCAACCAGGGCTTTACAGTACATTTAAGACCCTGTCAACACGTACACGGGTATCTTCAAAACCGTACCCTTTTGTATGCGGTTTGGCTGTTTGTCCACACGCAGATGCGGTATCAGTTAACTGAAACCAAACATTTATTGAAACTCCTGCCAGGGTGAAGATGTTAAAAACTCGGGTTGCAACGTTTTTGGCTTGTGACGTCATTGTTCGTGCAGAGGCAGACTCTCCAATGGCTTGGATTGGCCAACATGGCTTTACGGTTAGGGATATATTGCCATCTGTTGGTTTGGCTACTCTCGGTTTggaatataattttataaaataaagggtttataaaaatacccaaacgtgtggactaggcctaaggtaaacatttttatcagtatttgtgtttcCTAGGAATCGAACCCACAAACTTTTGCGCTGCTTACACAATGCTTAACCAGTTGAGCTACGGCAACTGTATAGCTACAGGAATTGTATAACTTCATAGTTTTTACTATCAAACGGCATGcaattttattgtgttttacttttaaatTGAATAGTTTTACAAGTTTCACGGCATATTTATGGGTTATTTACAGTTAATGCCCGTTCACGCCGAAGACGAACGATAACTATTAAAATAACGTTTTAAATTTCGGAGAGTAACAAGAGTGTGGACGCCAATATAGTTATCCTTATAGCCTTAAGCCATAACTTGTTTTTAAGTTTATACtgtaatttttctttttattaatctgttaaaTTTGATAATTTTTAGGTAAATACCTTGTTTGTACATAGTACCTTGCATGTTGTTTATATTCAATTGTATTTAATGTCAtatgtatttgtctgtttttttttccagATGATAGCTGTGGTAATGGATGTCTTCACAGATGTTGACATTTTTAAAGACCTAATAGAGGTTGGATTCAAAAAGAAAGTGGCTGTTTACATAATCATAGATTACGCGGCTGTACAGGACTTCCTATTTATGTGCGAGAGAGCAAATATGCACAGAGGACATCTCAACGTGAGTTAAACGCATGCGCACATGCATGTCTGTTTTGTAGCGTTTCTGAATATTTGATTGGATGTGGTTTGCATGTGTTTTCAGCATCTGCGGGTACGATGCATCGGAGGTGCGGAATTTTACACCCGCTCGGCTCAAAAGGTGCAAGGGTCGTTGGGTTCGAGATTCATGTTTGTGGATGGAGACCGTGCTGTGTCTGGATCATACAGGTTTGTTTGAGTACAGCATACTTTGCTTTGTGTACCTTTACAGTTGTGGACAAAAAATATTGGaacccttggtaaatatgagcaaAGAAAGTTGGGAAAGTAAATCTGCTTTTATATGTGATCCTTGAAGAGTCTGTCGCCACTTAAATTATTCTGCTGAGCATTAATACTATTTAGACACACATTCTCTTTTTGGGAGATCTGCAACATTAGTCgattaaaatatcttaaatttTTGCCCTGCTTGTAGAATGATATTTTTATGGTTTTAACTATTTCCTTAAAACTACTTTCTATTTTGTGAAGCTTGAAAATCTTTTGCTGAACTATAGTTTTTGGCTTTACTCATTGTGATAAATGATTGAAGGGAGAGTTAATCTGTTGTTACAGACCTATATAAAGttatttgttctgctgaacacaaagaaagatattttgggtaatgtttgtaacaaaagcGTTTataagcaccattgacttccatagtatttgttttccctactatgaaagtcaatggtgttCCTGTTTTGTTTTCTGCTTGCTtacaaatatctttctttgtgtttagcagaacaaagattgtatacaggtttggatcaagaattttcatttttaagtgaaCCATTCTTTTAAGGCAGGGGTGCACAAACTCGGTCCTAGAGGCCAGTGTCCTACAGAGTTTAGCGCCGAGCCTAATCAAAAACACCTGAAacagccaattaaggtcttactaagcATACTAGAGTATAatactttgaggcaggtgtgcTTAGGCAAGTTGgaactaaactttgcaggacatcGGCCCTCCAGGACAGAGTCTGGGCACCCCTGCTTAATATTTATTCTCCTGAAAGTGATGACTGGACAACATCATGTTTCTAGTCCCCTTGGTGTGCAAAAAGGGATAATGAATTGGAATGTATCATCGCAGAAATAAGTcctgacagtgtgatcaggacctgaTGTGAAGCTGAAGGTCTTGTATCACATTGAAGGGGCTTATTTAACAATAACAACTGGCTGCCTGCACATTATCCTGCTTATCACATGGCTGTTTAACTCATaagtaaggaacattaaatattgatttgaaatatttaatttgctctttttttaaacaaattcaaCAAATTTGCTTCATTAAAAGTAAAACTATTTATTAAAGCTTAATTGCAGAAACAATGTGGATTTATTTTCACATCTCTCATATTTACCAATATTTTTGTCCACACCTGTAGCGTGATTCTCCTCAAAGAATACAcgcacacataaacacacacgtCATCTACCTGGAACCTCCCCAGTACTACCAGTTCGGATGTCTACTTTTTTGGCACACCCAGTTGAGGTCATAAAGTAAACTACTAATGACCTGATGAGTCACATAAATAGTTGACCCAGAAAATAAATTTTCCCATCATTCACTGTcatgttaacatttttatttttcaacatatatttaaaaccacCTGGTTAGGGGTGGGTGATACAGccccaaaaatatataatgataTTTTAAGAATATTTGCGGTAATGATATTTATGACCCAATAAAAATATGGTAAAGGAAGGGCATTTTCCATCCAATGAGCTATCATTGATGAAAGACTACCTCATTCAAAGTGTAAATCCATTGTCATAAGGTGGCAGAAGCAGCATTAAAGTGCCGTGGTGATGCCGCGATCACACGACATGAGTCAAATGTAAACAAAGTAAAAACTAGAGATGAAATGGTATGAATATTTTACATCACTATGACACGATGCTATCACGGAAGAAACAAGCAGAGTAAAAGGAGCTTTAAACTCATCAGATCACGGCATTTAATGGAAAATGAATAGAAAAGATGGATCTGTCTGCttaaatattaaagcaacactatgtagttttttacctttaaataatgtctctaaaattatttcagtgatagaacaacttttaactggacaaattgtactgttgctgcaacctgagcagcctcctagctgctacaagcacactctgaaagtggcggtggagggtagagcacacagccccgcccctccccatGCCTGCAGaggagtgtctgataccaggcactgttgcgcttttcaaccacatgggggagctgtaagtcatttttacacggaaactacatagtgttgctttaagtaaaCATGCGTCAGAACAACTAAATTTCATCACAGTGGTACGATTAGGAAGTGTTTTCcctatattagggctgtcacggtTATAAAATTTGGCTGATGGTTAATTGCCTTATAAATTGTGCCGAtaatgacgattaattgcctgtgtTAAGGCTTTGACggttatgacgattaattgtctgttttattgctttgacatttaattattattctttgtttgtttataaaataatttttaatacacataatacacatttaaaagtaattatttaatgaatatatctttcaaaaGCTGAAAATTcttaataagaaataaacataatacagtGTCTGAAAATaatgcaatcaaaataaactgactTATATAAAGGCCAATCCTACTAAGGTCATATAAGTACAGGGTTTCctgcagaaaatgtgttagttaaggtggtagggttgtgccggTGGGCGGACcaggggcgtggcaatcaaaggggcgtacacgtcatgatgaaaatatttttatttaaaacacccaaattaaaccaaattttgaagaaactatgacagaaaatgaacacatactagattattaattaattaaatgttttatcaacaggctagttatcctccagacagtgacggaccatgtctttgtttctctcatttcggccatgtggcgcgtgcccgctattctccgagatgcacttgacagccatttgtgcagcaaatttttttttttggacgacctagttaaggtggtagggtatcccagcttaggtgggccgcccaaactgaaaagtgctgcgggaaaccctgaagtactggaccacatgtttgtagtggctgcaaaaaaatctattccTTAGCGATCTGTAAGAATAGCATCCTTCACTTCCCTAAATTTGGAATTGCTGATTTGGAAATGTGTGTGTTACCTGACCTTATcttatcaaagttttgcagcatttctttaaatgctgttttttccaCTGCTTTGCAATGTATCGCGTTACACTGTCAGTTAAGGAACGCCATCTGATACGGTCTCATTTATACAGGAGCTGCAGCTCcctttgtgttttttagagagatgtgcaatcattgcggtgatctgaaatcattgcgACGAGGACAAACAATCGTGATGAGACGATATTTAATCGTTGAGAGAGCCCTACCCTGTATAACACAACTCCTTAACACTTCAGGTTAACAGTAATTAAAATAGTTTGCACAGTGATGCTCGGTTGAGTCATTTGTTTACATTTGGGCGGCATATGACATCACCAGCTGCTAGTATCTCCTCATCGTGTACCTTCACAGCTTGGTTGTTCTTGTGTTGCATCATTGCTGACATGCTGTGCTTGCTCTCAGGTGTTGTTGCTGTGCGTAAATACGCCATAAGTCATCGTGTCGctatataatttatattgcgAATTATACAGGCATTATCATGGACTGTATGATATGGCACACCCCTACTTCTGGTTAAGGTGCATTAAATTGACATTCAAATTGTGCAGTGCTGGGTATCAACCGTCCTTTATTAGGTTTTATTACGACTATTTacgtttacatttatgcatttggcagatgcttttattcaaagcaacttacagtggaTTTAAGCTATTTTTAAAGCAACTTTCTGTGTGATTTTATTCTgaattgttgttttatttgtttcagTTTTACATGGACAGCTTCTCGTATGGATCGTAACGTCATTACAGTCCTGACAGGACAAGCTGTTGAAACCTTTGACAAGCTATTCCGTGAGCTGTACTTGAACTCCCGTGGAGTCAACCTATCCAAGGTTCCACTGATAGATCTTCCGGAGCCCGAGCCCACCATTGTTACCGCCCCTCCCCCTGTATCTGCGACTGTTGCAAGAAAGCTAATTAATCCTAAATATGCACTGGTAAATGTTGACACATCTAGCAAAACGTCTTCAGGCAAGGCTAGTGCCAAGAACGGTAGCTCCCAGAATCCTGCGGGCCCTGTTCCTAAGACTCAACGCGAGTTAGCTGAAGAACCACAAAAGCACCCAGGACTTGTAGGTTTGGGAAAGGCAGATCTCATTTCCTACTTGCCTATCTGGCCTGAGCCGGACCCACCCAGTGATGTAATAGGGTTTATTAATATACGAGACACGAGCAAGCCTGCACCGGTGCATTTAATGCGCTCGCAGATGTTTGGAACATCGCAAGCGATCCGCTTCAAAGACCCTTTCGTTGCCCCACCCGAGGATCCGCTACCAGAAAAGGCCCAACTTAGGTCAGAACAGCGGAAAAAAGATACTGTAGATGCGAAAGTTCCATCAAGCAACCAGCCCCCAAAAGATGACCAGCCAAATAACCAGCTCGCAATTAATGCTCAACCGGAGATGAACTCCGTCAGCAATCATCAAGATGCTTCAGCGTCTCCATTCCATTTTCCAAGCACCCAGACGGAGCACAATGACCCCAACCCCGCTCCTCCACATGAGCAACAGCCCAACCCTAAACCGATGCATTCCTCTTCAGAAAACCTGCAGGCTACAGAACACCCTGTGCCCAAGCCACGCACCTTACGCGTGGTAGTGAAGTCGCCGGAGGGATCTGAAGATACAGATATCAGTTTGGTCAAAAGCGAGGAGAACCACAAGGTTACGCACAAGGATGCCCGTGAAAACGATGCTGATAGCACCGTTGCGATTTGTGAAAATTCATTTAAGGATAAAGATGAGACTTCCATAACATCGGATGAGTACTTTGAGTGTCCCGACACAGACAGTGCAAGTCCTATTGACAAGCTCCCTAACGGAACGTTGACGGGCTCCAGTCGAATTGGAGACCACCCCCATGACACAGTTAACATGATGGCCCGGTTCTCTCAATCCATGCTGGACTTGCGATCAGATGATGTCGAACCAGGCCTACAAGGTGCTGTTGAGAAAAATCTACTGAACGCACAGAACGGAGACAAAGCAAAGGTAGGATTTTGATTCattatgtctgtgtgtgtgtttgtgatagGTGAAAGTGTGTTTTATCAGATTTGGCTCCACTGTACCAGTCAGTAAACCTGGGCGTGTTTCATATAGATAAAAGAAGTCAGGCGTGTGTTATGGAACGCAAAAGGGTGTGTTATTACTGTTGACATATTCAGCAGGCCTGAACCTGCTGTGAGAGCTGAACGTATGGGGGTGGCAGGAGGTTGCCGGCCAAAATGTAAATAAGGCTACGTAGCAAACAATAATAGGGTAGCGTGTTTTGGGGGTTTGTCAGCTGGCTCGTTGTAGTGGAATTTTTCCATGGAAGCAGCCAGACAAATGTGACGGCAACAGAAATTTTTGAGTTTAGGTTCTCAGGAATTTATTGCACAGCCCTCTTATGGTCTATTGTTAATGTGGAGGTCTCTGCCTACTGCTAAttgtttagtttaattatgTTTCTTGTTTAATGCTGTACTAAcctaaaggaatagttcacccaaatataaaaattctttGCTCGCCTTCATACCGTCCCAGGTGTATATGAGAAGAtgtatatgacttcctttcttcaaattaacacaaacatATAATTGTATATTAAAATGATATAGCATTATCTTCTCACGTGGGGTGAACATGGTGAAGCTCCAAAAAGCATACAGGTACATCCTCCATCGTGTATTCATGGCAACATGCAGATCAGTTTTGGTAAGTTCATATAGCGGCAAGTTGATCCCATTGGTTCTCACATCTTGTGACTAGTtctcatatgtgaccctggaccacaaaaccgtCGTAAGTCGTACGGGTATATTTGTGCcaacttttttgttgtttgaaaTTTGTAGCAACaaccaacaatacattgtacaAGGTCAAAATTATCagtttttttatacaaaaattCATTATGATAttaagttaaagggacactccacttcttttgaaaatatgctcattttccagctcccctagatgTGAACatctgatttttacagttttggaatatATTCAACTGttctccgggtctggctgtaccatttttagcatagcttagcataatccattgaatctgattagaccattagcattgtgctaaaaataaccaaagagtttcaatattttttctatttaaaacttgactcttttacagcaaagtccttgattattacgccagaatgagagttaggctcctagccatattggcatagaaaatcacaacttgcattttccatctgtcttagtacacaatgtaactacagaagagtcaagttttaaataggaaaaatatccaaactctcatttttgagcatgatgctaatggtccaatcagattcaatgaattatgctaagctatgctaaaagtgctagcgccagacccggagatcaccTGAATAGAtaccaaaaaagtaaaaataaaatttttaactctaggggagctggaaaatgagcattttttttt
It includes:
- the fam83gb gene encoding protein FAM83G isoform X2, with translation MALSQVQCLDDNHVNWRLNESKPEFFYSEDQRLALEALITKGRDAFDSYVKEHELRPFLSDPELEQLRRSIEDYEPGSEHQKTDGLTEGDDSAVSLQYWPDRSDIAIPNLDLGWPDCNSYRGVTRVNVYTQPPTDGQTHIKEVVRKAIAQAQKMIAVVMDVFTDVDIFKDLIEVGFKKKVAVYIIIDYAAVQDFLFMCERANMHRGHLNHLRVRCIGGAEFYTRSAQKVQGSLGSRFMFVDGDRAVSGSYSFTWTASRMDRNVITVLTGQAVETFDKLFRELYLNSRGVNLSKVPLIDLPEPEPTIVTAPPPVSATVARKLINPKYALVNVDTSSKTSSGKASAKNGSSQNPAGPVPKTQRELAEEPQKHPGLVGLGKADLISYLPIWPEPDPPSDVIGFINIRDTSKPAPVHLMRSQMFGTSQAIRFKDPFVAPPEDPLPEKAQLRSEQRKKDTVDAKVPSSNQPPKDDQPNNQLAINAQPEMNSVSNHQDASASPFHFPSTQTEHNDPNPAPPHEQQPNPKPMHSSSENLQATEHPVPKPRTLRVVVKSPEGSEDTDISLVKSEENHKVTHKDARENDADSTVAICENSFKDKDETSITSDEYFECPDTDSASPIDKLPNGTLTGSSRIGDHPHDTVNMMARFSQSMLDLRSDDVEPGLQGAVEKNLLNAQNGDKAKH
- the fam83gb gene encoding protein FAM83G isoform X1, which translates into the protein MALSQVQCLDDNHVNWRLNESKPEFFYSEDQRLALEALITKGRDAFDSYVKEHELRPFLSDPELEQLRRSIEDYEPGSEHQKTDGLTEGDDSAVSLQYWPDRSDIAIPNLDLGWPDCNSYRGVTRVNVYTQPPTDGQTHIKEVVRKAIAQAQKMIAVVMDVFTDVDIFKDLIEVGFKKKVAVYIIIDYAAVQDFLFMCERANMHRGHLNHLRVRCIGGAEFYTRSAQKVQGSLGSRFMFVDGDRAVSGSYSFTWTASRMDRNVITVLTGQAVETFDKLFRELYLNSRGVNLSKVPLIDLPEPEPTIVTAPPPVSATVARKLINPKYALVNVDTSSKTSSGKASAKNGSSQNPAGPVPKTQRELAEEPQKHPGLVGLGKADLISYLPIWPEPDPPSDVIGFINIRDTSKPAPVHLMRSQMFGTSQAIRFKDPFVAPPEDPLPEKAQLRSEQRKKDTVDAKVPSSNQPPKDDQPNNQLAINAQPEMNSVSNHQDASASPFHFPSTQTEHNDPNPAPPHEQQPNPKPMHSSSENLQATEHPVPKPRTLRVVVKSPEGSEDTDISLVKSEENHKVTHKDARENDADSTVAICENSFKDKDETSITSDEYFECPDTDSASPIDKLPNGTLTGSSRIGDHPHDTVNMMARFSQSMLDLRSDDVEPGLQGAVEKNLLNAQNGDKAKLNRTVSRSPVRDPYGRAKMVNAKPGAFNAPHQNSGHVMGGHRYWSGKVYDHELPSSGLIQQNLNRTGRSPQRLSTAYRIDGLQSNHSPAHRLTHSSKSPPAHRASQMNSSLPRGHVDTPLGISFSKLASFKNLQKKVSVNPTGFPLGDPLSRGRNDN